GTAAGAATTGGTACGTGTTTTTGAAAAAAGTATTTGTTACATCTTTTTTCTATTTTTTATACTCCGTTGATTTTTAGAGGAAATTTCAGGTTTATTTACTCTCAAATCCACCTCTAGATTTCTTTTAATTAATTCAGGTAAAAATGTCTTTTCCCAAGGAATTATATTTGATTTGAAATGTGCCTGTAGATTTGTTTGTTTTAGTCCATGTGTCGGTTCTAAACCATAATGTCTATTCCAACCAATGCGATCCAAAATTCTTTCATATGGTATTTCTATGGCAATAAGATCCTTTGGCAATTCTTTAATTGTGGCGTAGTCAATCTCCTGAAACTCATGTTTGCTTGGATTGTAAGGAATTGTATAAGTTCTTAGGTCTTCGTCATAATATCTGCCAATCTTCGAAAAGACAATTCCCTTGGAGAGAAAATCATCTTTTGGTCTAAGCATGTCCATACGTATGTCCACATAAAATGTATGTCCAGAAATATCGACAGTTGGCAACATACCTTTATTGACCCGCATATCATATGCCTTTTGGTCTACCATCAACTGGAAATCAGTTTTTGTTTTTACCTCTTCCTCACTGTGACCATACTTACGCGCCATACCCAAAGGATCAAGATTCACGAACTCAGGTATTTCTATTCTTTTATCACTACGTTCAAATCTATGGGGAATGTTCCGTTTTTTTAAATTATATTCAAAAGAATATCCTTCTCCAAAATCAGTCATATCCTTAAAGAAAATCACGTTTTGTTCATTGGCTTTTTGCCGTAGTTCTAATTTATTTACATCAACAAGGAACTCCGTTCCTTCGATATTGATTATTGGCAATTCTCTTTTCATAATCAACTATTTGTAAGTAGGGATATAGAGGTCTCTTTACACAAACTCCCCAATATCAAACTCTTCTAAATCATTTTTCCGCAAATTGGAAGAACTGGTATCTGTTTCAGAAGAAAGGCTATCGTCCAATAGCTCAGCTATTTTTCGGGAAGCGCTTTCCATAGAATTTTCCAGTAAGCTAAATAATTCGGTTCCTTGTATTTTCTGAACAATAGTAACCGCTGTTTCCTTTTGGGAGGGCTCCAATTTTTCTTTTTGTAGCAACATCCCCACGGTGCTTAGTTCTTCAAAGGTAACCCCTTGGGCAAAACCGTCATGCTCATGCTCACCAGATATTCCCTCCCTGTTCCATTCTTCTTCCTCTTGTTCTAAATCAGGTATATTTCTGAAAACTTCGTCCAGCTCTTCCTGCGGAATTTGCATATTGACTTTCTTGTCATCAATATCTGAATCAAAATTATCCTTTTGTGGTTCCTGTTCTTTCTTTTGACTTTCAGTGACCTGTCTTGGCACTGAAAGGCTTCTTACAGGCTTGGGTTGCCCCATAATATCAGGCAGGTTTGGATTTATTTTTTCCTGCGATTGCTTTTGTTCAGTCCTTTTAAGGACAACAATCTTGTCCTGCAATAGCAGGACAATGACAATCAACAGGCAGATGACTATTACTGTTTCCATAACTTTACTTATAAAATGGGTTTATATTTGTTGTTAAAACTTGTTGTAATCTGCTTACCAAACTCCTGAAAATGGTAGTCCAGTACATTATCCAGATAAGCGTAAATGGTTATCTTGTCTTCACCTATAACCTGTACAATGCGAGAGAGTTTTTCATGAAAATCGGGACGTATGTACACAGTTTTCCCATCTCGCGCATTAGTGTCGGGTTTATTAAAAAAAATCTCCTCATAATCTACATTATTGGTTTTCTTTATTCGGTTTGGTTCTCTGGGTACAGATTTTTTATGTTCTGGTTCTTTAGGAGGATTGGGCGGAATATGTAGACCTTCTTTTTTTACGCCATCTTCCATTATAGACATCATCAAATCTTCGTCGATATTTGGTGTGACATTTTTTCTTTTCTCGTTTTCCATAAGTCTATAATTTGATGGTTCTTAAAAATTCCGATATGAACAGCTCCAAACGGCAGGCCTTCATAAGTCGTACATCGGGAGGTAATAAGGTAGAACGAAATACAGCCTTTGCATTGACTTCGGTTTCTTTACGGAAACGCATGCTATTCTTTATCTGGCTCTGCATCAGGCTGAGTCCCAAATCTTCAATAAGATTATTATAGATTTCATATAAGGCAGAACGTTCCCGTCCGTCCACTTGGTTCCAAAAAAGACTTATAGTTTCTATGGAGGTTTCTCCTTTTTTCATGATTACATTTTGCATTAACTGTGTAAAAATAAGTGTACTTTCCATCACTACACGATCCGCGGTAATGGGCGTAAAAATGTGGTGCATTCCCGCCAAAGCTTTTAGTATCCCGCCAGTATTTACCGTTCCGGGAAGGTCAAAAAAGAGGATATCAATAGGAACCGATGAGACTTCAATAAAATCATGGGCTGCTTCAAGCACCCCTTCCGCCTTATGCTTAATTATAGGATAGGCTTTCTTACTGATGGTCGTAAACTGTTTGTGTGCCATCTGTTTGAATACCTCATTTCCCATGACGGTGGTGATGTCACGTTCACGCATCTTTATTAAACTGTGCTGTGGAAAATCACAATCAAATACGGCTACATTATAGCCAAGTCGATAATGTAGTGTACTTGCTAAAAGTGCCGTAAAGGTGCTTTTGCCCACACCTCCCTTTTGGGAAGAAAAGGCTACAAATACTGTTTTGTGTTTTGTTTTCATTTTTATCATTGTTTTTAATTATTCACATATGTTGATACTTATAACTATCCATATGCTGATAGCTATCTAGCCACTTTTGTATATAGCTTCGTAGTTATTTGATAGATTACTTGCTCATGTATGGCTCTCGCTACATGACTTTTTATCTATTCAGGTAATTATGTAAAGACTTATTCATATACTTATTTTGGTCTTTGTTTACCTAGAGGAATATATAATCACTTATCCAAGCATATAGTTTTATACGCTTATCTGTTACTACTTAATTTCATATGCCTACACATCCCTAGGTGATTGCGGACATACATACGTATGTGCCTACAAATGCACTTACCTACAATTAGTTGCTCCTACAAAGAAATGTAGATATATATGTTCCTATATCGAGGTGGACCTCATTGGCGTTTCCTGGCACACTTTATCTCTATAACACATTACAACACTCTGAAAAACAAGGTTTTACTTTGCATTATGGTTTTTATAAACGGATTTATGCAAAGACACACTGACTTATCTGGTAAGATAGGAAACAGCCTGAAGCTGTTTTTCCCTGCTATATTTAATCCGCCTGAAAGAGCGGATTTTTGTGTTCATTGGAACACAGCAAGTTGTGTTTTGAGGCACTCGAAACTGAGTTCGTGCCCCAAAACAACTTGCCCTTGCTGGGAGCAGAAAACACCTTCCGAAGTCAGGGTTTTTGTGAAAATTAAAAATGGATGAATGATGAACGGAAACAATAGCAAAAAACGCAATAAAGGAGGACGGACACCCAAAAGTGACCCGAGCATCCACCGCCATGTTTTTCGTCTGACGGACGAGGAAAATGCCAAGTTATTGGCGCTCTTTGAAGCATCGGGAATGACCAATAAAGCAAAATTTATCATTTCCGTACTCTTTGGAAAGGAGATTAAAACGGTCAAAATCGACAAAGCAGCTCTGGATTATTATATGCGGCTCACGACATTGTACGGTCAGTTTCGCTCCGTTGGGGTGAATTATAACCAGATTGTAAAGCTGTTGAACAGTAATTTTTCAGAAAAAAAAGCGGCTGCCTATCTCTATAAACTGGAAAAACAAACAGCAGAAATGGCAGTATTATGTCAAAAGATAATACAGTTAACAGCAGAATTTGAAGCAAAACATTTGAAAAAGGACGTTTGAAATGGTGGCAAAAATTGGAAGAGGTAGCAATTTATATGGAGCACTGGCATACAATCAGCTCAAAGTGGAGAAGGAAAACGGACAGGTTCTGCTTACCAATAAAATCATAGAAACACCAAATGGACATTATTCAGTGTCTCAATTAGTTCAATCTTTTGAGCCATATCTGATAGCCAATCGTAATACGGAGAAAACAACTTTGCATATTTCTCTCAATCCCGACCCAAAAGATGATGTAAGTGATGATGAGTTCAAATTGATGGCGCAACAGTATATGCAGGAAATGGGTTATGCCCAGCAGCCTTATTTGGTTTTCAAACATACCGATATAGAACGTACCCATATCCATATTGTATCGGTCTGTGTGGATGAAGAAGGCAAAAAGATTTCAGATAAATTCGAAAAAAGACGATCCATGAAAGTATGCAGGGAGTTGGAAAGAAAACATGGATTGATACCGGCAACAGAGAAAGAGCATCAACAAAATGACAAGATCTTCCGTCAAGTGAATTATCAAACAGGCAATATTAAAAGCCAGATTGCTTCTGTGATTCGACATTTGCCTAAGTATTACCAATTCCAGACTTTGGGACAGTACAATGCCTTGCTGTCCCTTTTTAATATTACTGCTGAAAAAGTGGAAGGTGAACTACATGGAAAACCTCAACAGGGGCTTTTATACTTTGCACTTAACGACAAAGGCGAAAAAGCTAGCAATCCTTTCAAAGCATCTTTGTTTGGAAAAAATGCAGGGCTTTCGATGTTGGAGTTGCATTTCGAAAAATGCAAAAAAACTTTAAAAAGCAGCGGTGCAAAAGAGACTCTTAAAGCTGCCATTACGATTGCCTTGCAATCTGTAGACAACGAAAAAGATTTTAAAAAACAATTAATACAGCAGGGAATTAATGTGGTTGTCCGAAGAAATAATACTGGGCGTATTTATGGTATTACGTTTATTGACCATAATTCCAAGACCATTTGGAACGGTTCGCACTTGGGGACTGCTCTTACTGCTAAAACCTTTAATGACTACTGGAACAATAGTATCAAGCCAGAAGCAAAAGACCTTAATGCGACTAAATCTAGGAAACATCAACAAAACACATTGGAAGATGTATCTATTGAAAATCCACATAAACTATTTGATTTTCTGAATAAAGATACTAATGTTTTCAGCAATAATGATACCAGTATTTTAGAAGACATGGGTGGATTATTACCTATTATGCAGGGCGAAGATTATGAAGAACTAGATTTTGAAAATCAAATGAAAAAGAAAAGAAAACGAAAAAGGAATGGGAAATAATCACTAGCCAAATAAGGTCACTTGCCGCAATACAGTTCCATTTTCCCTTGTCAAATCTTCACACCTCTTACATTCATGCCCGAACATTAAATAGTTAAATAATGCAAGGAGAAGACGATTTACGGGGACTGGCAAAGATTATGGCTTTTATGAGAGCGGTAAGTATCCTTTTGGTACTGATGCACCTCTATTGGTACTGTTACGGGTTCTTTGTTGAAAGAGGTTGGACACTTGAGGTAATCAATAAGATACTTGGTAATTTTCAGCGTACGGCTGGACTATTTTCCCATACGCTCTACACCAAAATTTTTGCTCTGGTACTGTTGGCACTAAGTTGTCTGGGAACCAAGGGCGTGAAGAACGAAAAAATAACTTGGCCAAAAATTCAAGTCGCTTTGGGAATTGGTTTTGTACTGTTTTTTCTGAATACCCCTCTCCTGAAGTTACCACCAACTATAGGAACGTTCTTTTATATACTTACCCTTGCTTTGGGCTATATTGCCCTGCTTATGGCTGGTGTATGGATGCACCGTTTGCTCAGCAACAACCTTATGGATGATGTTTTCAACAATGAAAACGAAAGTTTTATGCAGCAAACCAAGCTCATGGAAAATGAGTATTCCGTAAACCTACCTACTAAATTCTGGTATCAAAAAAAACAGCATAACGGTTGGATTAATATCGTAAATCCTTTTAGGGCAACTATTGTGCTAGGTACTCCAGGATCAGGTAAATCATATGCGATAGTCAACAATTACATCAAGCAACAAATTGAAAAAGGTTTTTCAATGTACATCTACGATTTTAAGTTCGACGACCTTTCTACGATTGCCTACAACCATCTATTGAAACATTCTGATAAATACAAAATAAAACCCAAGTTCTATGTCATAAACTTTGATGACCCTAGAAGAAGCCACCGCTGCAATCCGCTCAATCCTGATTTTATGACCGATATATCCGACGCATATGAGGCAGCCTATACCATTATGCTGAACCTTAATAGAAGTTGGATACAGAAACAGGGCGATTTCTTTGTAGAATCACCTATTATTTTATTGGCTGCTATCATCTGGTTTCTGAAAATATATGAAAACGGTACTTATTGTACGTTCCCCCATGCCATTGAATTACTGAACAAAAAGTATTCGGACGTATTTACTATTCTAACCTCCTACCCTGATCTGGAAAACTATCTATCACCTTTTATGGATGCCTGGCAAGGTGGAGCTCAAGACCAATTACAGGGACAGATTGCATCAGCTAAAATTCCCTTATCAAGAATGATTTCACCTCAATTGTATTGGGTAATGACTGGAGATGATTTTTCATTGGATATTAATAATCCCAATGAGCCGAAAATCCTTTGTGTAGGAAACAATCCCGACCGTCAAAATATTTATTCCGCTGCTTTGGGTTTGTATAATTCCCGTATTGTGAAACTCATCAATAAAAAAGGACAATTGAAGAGTTCAGTGATTATTGACGAGTTGCCCACCATTTACTTCAGGGGATTGGATAACCTTATAGCAACAGCTAGAAGCAATAAGGTTGCAGTGTGTTTAGGTTTTCAGGATTTTTCGCAATTGACCCGTGATTATGGGGATAAAGAAAGCAAAGTGATTCAAAATACAGTGGGAAATATATTTAGTGGTCAGGTAGTAGGTGAAACTGCTAAAAGCCTATCTGAACGCTTTGGAAAGGTATTGCAAAAACGGCAAAGTATGACCATCAACCGAAATGACAAATCGACTTCCATATCCACACAATTGGACAGCTTAATACCAGCTTCGAAGATATCTACATTGACACAAGGCATGTTTGTGGGAGCGGTATCGGATAATTTTGACCAACGCATCGAA
This genomic window from Mariniflexile sp. TRM1-10 contains:
- a CDS encoding ParA family protein encodes the protein MKTKHKTVFVAFSSQKGGVGKSTFTALLASTLHYRLGYNVAVFDCDFPQHSLIKMRERDITTVMGNEVFKQMAHKQFTTISKKAYPIIKHKAEGVLEAAHDFIEVSSVPIDILFFDLPGTVNTGGILKALAGMHHIFTPITADRVVMESTLIFTQLMQNVIMKKGETSIETISLFWNQVDGRERSALYEIYNNLIEDLGLSLMQSQIKNSMRFRKETEVNAKAVFRSTLLPPDVRLMKACRLELFISEFLRTIKL
- a CDS encoding DUF3408 domain-containing protein, producing MENEKRKNVTPNIDEDLMMSIMEDGVKKEGLHIPPNPPKEPEHKKSVPREPNRIKKTNNVDYEEIFFNKPDTNARDGKTVYIRPDFHEKLSRIVQVIGEDKITIYAYLDNVLDYHFQEFGKQITTSFNNKYKPIL
- the mobA gene encoding conjugal transfer protein MobA yields the protein MNGNNSKKRNKGGRTPKSDPSIHRHVFRLTDEENAKLLALFEASGMTNKAKFIISVLFGKEIKTVKIDKAALDYYMRLTTLYGQFRSVGVNYNQIVKLLNSNFSEKKAAAYLYKLEKQTAEMAVLCQKIIQLTAEFEAKHLKKDV
- the mobC gene encoding conjugal transfer protein MobC; the encoded protein is MQGEDDLRGLAKIMAFMRAVSILLVLMHLYWYCYGFFVERGWTLEVINKILGNFQRTAGLFSHTLYTKIFALVLLALSCLGTKGVKNEKITWPKIQVALGIGFVLFFLNTPLLKLPPTIGTFFYILTLALGYIALLMAGVWMHRLLSNNLMDDVFNNENESFMQQTKLMENEYSVNLPTKFWYQKKQHNGWINIVNPFRATIVLGTPGSGKSYAIVNNYIKQQIEKGFSMYIYDFKFDDLSTIAYNHLLKHSDKYKIKPKFYVINFDDPRRSHRCNPLNPDFMTDISDAYEAAYTIMLNLNRSWIQKQGDFFVESPIILLAAIIWFLKIYENGTYCTFPHAIELLNKKYSDVFTILTSYPDLENYLSPFMDAWQGGAQDQLQGQIASAKIPLSRMISPQLYWVMTGDDFSLDINNPNEPKILCVGNNPDRQNIYSAALGLYNSRIVKLINKKGQLKSSVIIDELPTIYFRGLDNLIATARSNKVAVCLGFQDFSQLTRDYGDKESKVIQNTVGNIFSGQVVGETAKSLSERFGKVLQKRQSMTINRNDKSTSISTQLDSLIPASKISTLTQGMFVGAVSDNFDQRIEQKIFHAEIVVDNDKVTAETKAYQKIPQILSFTNEHGEDRMKQDIEANYRQIKQDIVQVIETELERIKNDPDLQHLVQKG
- the mobB gene encoding conjugal transfer protein MobB, giving the protein MVAKIGRGSNLYGALAYNQLKVEKENGQVLLTNKIIETPNGHYSVSQLVQSFEPYLIANRNTEKTTLHISLNPDPKDDVSDDEFKLMAQQYMQEMGYAQQPYLVFKHTDIERTHIHIVSVCVDEEGKKISDKFEKRRSMKVCRELERKHGLIPATEKEHQQNDKIFRQVNYQTGNIKSQIASVIRHLPKYYQFQTLGQYNALLSLFNITAEKVEGELHGKPQQGLLYFALNDKGEKASNPFKASLFGKNAGLSMLELHFEKCKKTLKSSGAKETLKAAITIALQSVDNEKDFKKQLIQQGINVVVRRNNTGRIYGITFIDHNSKTIWNGSHLGTALTAKTFNDYWNNSIKPEAKDLNATKSRKHQQNTLEDVSIENPHKLFDFLNKDTNVFSNNDTSILEDMGGLLPIMQGEDYEELDFENQMKKKRKRKRNGK
- a CDS encoding conjugal transfer protein TraD; this translates as METVIVICLLIVIVLLLQDKIVVLKRTEQKQSQEKINPNLPDIMGQPKPVRSLSVPRQVTESQKKEQEPQKDNFDSDIDDKKVNMQIPQEELDEVFRNIPDLEQEEEEWNREGISGEHEHDGFAQGVTFEELSTVGMLLQKEKLEPSQKETAVTIVQKIQGTELFSLLENSMESASRKIAELLDDSLSSETDTSSSNLRKNDLEEFDIGEFV